CAGGTACCCCAGCAGTTCACATGGTAAAAACGTTCTGGCCCATCATAGGATAGAGAATCAGAAGCTGCTGGGATTTTACAGACAAAGGCATGCAGTCATGACAGATCCTGCTCAACAGGTCTTCAAAATTATCTCTCATACATCTCATTCCACCAGCATCCAACATTAATCTTCAGTATGAAAACAATTTGCTTGTAAAACTAGTATTTCAAGCCCTGTGTATCAATTTACTACATCTAGTTTTGTTTCTGCTTTCCACCTCTTGGGTTTGAAAAGACCATTGATGTTATAAATGATGGATAGAAAAATATTAATTTCACCAACATGAAAAAAGACATAAAGACTTTATCTTTATAGCAATAGcttctagaccaggggtgtcaaacatacggcccgcgggccggaaccggcccccaaggaggttcgatcaggcccgcaggatcatttgaaagtggaaaaaatgcatagaagacatggaattaatatttttaattcgctgcaattcatggattatccgctaaggggcgcactctttccatcagagtagaagacaagccgcatcactgagacagactgaaaacagcagacggtatcaatgcgccatctgctgcttgttacgacgttgttaataccttggtctctactagggatgggcgaacgatgccttgtgaagctttggtggtttcttccggattgtgccggcccaaagagccgaaccatcggcgctttgaaaatgaacagcgtcatctagcagccgtttaaactggctgaatgaggcgtagtggttgtctccgacggtagactaccctacgttattcaatatttaattaaggttacatgtgttcattttgatctgatattagtgctcacacattaaaatgttgtgatacatccgtaggcctttagaattatgtcattttctcacagtaaaaattaaagaatatcgtacgagattcactggactggggcgcgaacttgggatcccagatttgcattaacaatatgtagtcgtacaacgctttaaccaactacaccaccgaagagatcattacttgttaaagcggttggacggactttatacgatatagtctttatatcaattaaactagataacacagaagaaagacatgatattttggttatttatagcagagtatggtataattttaatggtccggcccacttgacatctccctaggccgtatgtggcccacgatgcgaaatgagtttgacacccctgttctagacTAATGTGAGCATGCACAACAATAACTAATGTAGCATGGAGTTCCGCCATTTTAAGAGAAGATGGCTTTAAAGTAACTAAATTACTACTTCAATGCAAGGCAAGAATTGAAGATTGACTGACAAGTCAAAGCCCTTAAGTGCCCACAGTCAATGTGATTTTGTTTTCATTAAAGAAAATCAAATTTTTGTGCAACCTGTGCTTCTgtcttcagtgtttccccttTATTGAAACTTCATGCTGTGACGCACTAATGAAAATGTACATCcaaaaaacattaaacatacatttttgtGTAAATCTTTTGTTATGGCATTTTGTGATGTCTGTCTGGCTTTTAACATATTTGCTCCTGCAGAAATTACACTTTCGGTATTGCATTAACTTGTGGTTATTTCTTGAATTGAAACATGACAATTACATTTTTAAATGAAATACAATAACCACAATGactaattaatttagtttcaataATAACTTCATTCTAAATCATTATAAAATGAACACCTACACAGCCTTGTGGCATGTTTGGAAATGTTGGTTATTTTTCTGCTGTGTTGGGTCAAGTAAAATGGAAAATTTGAATAAAGAACACGGTTTCATGGTTAGAGAttattttctgtttctgtcaaAGTTTGGATTGAGTAATCTTGATTCTGTAATGGGTAGATTTGCAATCAATGGTCATGATCTTGAATTTGAATAACGTCATCGGAATTTCTTTTCCCAGGTGAGGTTTAGTCATACAATTGCCTAACCTAATTTACTAGATTATTATAGAGGTTTTTATGGAAAACAAGAGATTAGTAAAGATCAGGCATGTTGGTAAAAACTATAATACCCAGCATTCCTGTCAGGTCATTCAGCCGGAAAAGGAAAGCACATGGATTTAAGTGTTTACAATGTCCATTTAACGTCAAATTCACCGGGTGCGTAAATATGTAATTGCAAATTGATAGTGCTATTCAGCTGTAGGATATGTAGGTGACTACGTGTGTCGGCTCGAGTAGTGGACGCCAGCCAAACTATCTCTGTCGCAGCGTCAGGCCACCCACCATCTGTAACAGTGATTGACCGAAGAAGTGGGACAAGGGAACAGATGGCGCGTCCAAGCTGTCCGACAGGGACAAATAGCCTACTGATGAAACAGTGTCAAGATTGAACAAAGCGGTCTGTGTCAATCATTGAAAGGCTTGTAATATATATATCATTTAAGACAAAAAGATGCGGGAGCGGTTTGGATACCAAAAAAATTGTCGCGACTATTTCTCGACTGCCGACTGCTAGGTTTAGGTTATCTCTTTTGCGCGTTGGCAGCCTATCGAACAACCGACTGCCAGTGTAAAGTATAGCTTAATCCCGTTTGACCGTCCCATCAGTCGGTAAACAATGGTTGACAACCGTTACGCCACGGCGTTGGTCATCGGCTGTGTCCTTAGCATACTGGCCACTGTTTACCTGTCAGTGGCGGTCGGGACGCAACACTGGTACCAGTACACCAGTCCCACGGTGCGCGGGGAGGCTAACGTTTCCGAACTGCGCACTCTGCATGACGAGTTTATGGATGGGGAATTTGACGAGAAAACCTACAGCGACACTGTATTTCGTCTCAACGGGACCATGGGCCTTTGGTGGCGGTGTGTGCTGGTACCAGCGCACACCCACTGGTACAAGGAACCAGGTAAGAttccacacaaaacaaacagattATAAATCAAGAGTGCATATCAATATGTATTTACATGACTGTCATGTATCCCGTTGTATTACACTTTGTCCAACTCAACTGGTTGCAGATGCGAAGATGGAAATGGAGTGTGTTAGCTTTACTTTGCCACAGCAGTTCATCCCCAAGTACAAAGAACCAGGGAATCACAACAGTGGGGAAGACATGTTGCGTACTTGTAAGACAAtattcatttagtcattcattTATGTGTGCACAATTATGGTCATACTCTTGCCCAGATTTACTATTCTACTCTTGTTTGATATGGTATGCCCGGGCATCCTGTGATGTATAGAGTAAAACGTTTAGTTTACAGAGGGGCAATTTGTTGTAGCTACAGCAGTATTCTAGCAAACAATAATGACTCACACTATcacaattcacacacacaaaacatttatGATGTAAATATACACAAATAGCATATTACCAACTTATGTGATCATGAATACTTACTAGAATAGGGTCTGTAGACCCACCAGGCACACTTCTGACCTACAGATCTGTATGAACATAGATTGCTATCACTTTTCCATCACCAAAATAACGTGTTTGTGTTCAGACCTATGGAGGTGCCAGTTTATCCTTCCACTGGTGTCCCTTGGTATGGTTGTGCTGGCTGGATTGATAGGTTTCTGTGCCTGCCTCTGTCAAAGTCTTGCCCCCACATTGGGAATAGGAGTACTCCACCTGTTGGCTGGTGGGTAACATTCATTTCTGAATCTTTCTCTACATTGAATGTGTTCCTAATTTGTTATTATCCCCTAATACAAAAAAATACTAGCTGAAATAATTTAATTAAACAAACTTTAAGAAGATGATTTAATTATTGGTCTGACAATATAACTCAATAGTTAGAATGATTTCCTTTACTAGTATAAAGAGATTCAAGACGAAAATTGCTTGGAATTGTAATAAccacaaatacaaaaacacaaagaacAGAAAGAAAGTAGTAACTCGGATATGTCTAACTCTGTCTTCCGGCAGGGCTTTGTACACTAGCCACAGTATGCTGCTACCTGGCTGGCATGGACCTCCTTCACAGGGTGTCAGTGCTCCCCGACAAGGTGGATGGATCTCTGGGCTGGTCCCTTTACCTGGCTCTTATCTCCTCACCACTACATatgatggcagcagcactgCTGGTGTGGGCCGCACGCAGCCACAGCCAGAACTACTACCGCATGACAGCTTACAGGGTGGCTTAAGAAGCCCAGTCACACCCCAGAGAATTGTTCAGCGATTTGACCATGAATGTCTAATTCCAAACGAAACTCTGCACCCAATATCTTAAATAATTGACTCTAAACGTGGTGAAAAAGCTCTCTATAGTACTAGTTGGTAATCAAGGATGGGCTGTATGTTCAGTTATAATTTATTTGATGATTTTCAAATGCTAGGGGGAAGAGATTGGTTTGTAATTGGACCTTGAAGTGACCCAGAGGCAATGAAGCCTGTTGGACCTAATAGCATATGATTGTTTACATACCAACTACAAGCAGTATTCACAGACACATTTGATCCGACATATACAATAAGAGCTAACATAGTACAGAGATCTGCTTCCTAAGTCATTTTAGTGTAGCACTTTCTTACTTTGTTTTCTCCATAACATTGTTATGGACAAATATTTGTAATTGTGATAAACGTCTTCAAGTATTATTTCACTATACTTACCAGGTGGGACTACACAAGAGTTACAATAAGTTACAATATTATTATCTACAGAGACAAGTGATCTAACTAAGAGACGGGAGAAGTTCAAATATTAAAGTACATATATTTTACGCTGATTATCTTTAGAGAGTTTGCTACGTAATTAAAGTCCTAAATGTTTGCTTGGAATAATAAGATAATTGTTTTCTATTTTCAAGGATATTCTTTTTTATAACTTAATTTGTTGGTTTTCCTGTGGTATTTATTTTAGAATGTAGGACTACACATGCCTAGAGTGGAGGTTGTGACATTGTTTAGATCGTTTTTCCCCCTTCTTGAATATCTCCATATTCTGCAGTAAAAATGGTGTGCTACAGAAGTTTGCTAAGACACTTCATCAAACATCATACATGTGTCTCATGGAACCCCTTAATAGTTTCCTTAatggcaaaaaaataaaatgtaacagtCAAAGACATTCAAAGATTGAAGTGAGATTTGTATAGGCTTTATTTTTTATGAGCAATTTGAATGATTTATATGTATGTGGTcaaatgtgttgtttttctgttcacATCATTTAGTACAATTAGGTACTAATACTTTCATGTGAATGTCATACAACCAAAATTATTTTAAAGATTAAATATGAGTATAAATGAGTCTCAAAAAAAATGTCTCTGCAAGAGGCAACGCGGACTGCCAAGTCTATCATGTATTCAAAAATAAGAAGTAACACCAGTCGTGAAGTTTAAAGCTGCATTAGGTCATATAAAATACATTGAAACATGAGAAACAGCTCCCCCAATTTCAGTCTTGCCCCCAACTTCTGTGCTTTCCTCCAGCTTGAGTTTGATTGACTTGATTGGTTTCACAGAATAAGGAAGAAGGCCTGCCCTACCAAAGGCaattggctggaacaggattgctggaacataattggctggaaagtagcAGGCCGCTCCAAAACGATAAATTGACAGGCACTGAGCTGCCTGGGTTGCAAACAATTCTCAGAGGGCCTAATTAGCTTACACATGTTTATAGGGGACAAACCCTTTCTTTATTTTAGTGAAATTATATTATCTATAGTATCTTTAATAACATTCAGGCCTGAACAAGTCTGGGTTTATGAAAGAAACTAGACCTCATAGCAAGCCTTATTAAAATGCTGTACTCCTTTAATAATTACAAAGATTGTAATCTATATCCAGCAAATAAAATATAGGAATGTTCCTGTGTAAAATGTCACTAATATTGTTTGTGTCATAATTGTATGGATCAGTGAATCAGTGAATTCTTCAGTGAATTTACTGTCAATGTAACATGAGGTAACATGTACATTTTCAACTGTACATTGAGTAGTGGTGCGTGTTCATTCAAAGCATTTCAATAAAGCTTTTATTATTATAGAAAATACAAGTGGATTGAATCGTTTCCATTAACATTAGCCACATTCCTGAGATATCGAAAATGTGTTGAATCCACTGTTCATCTGTAGAATGTCTAATGCCAGAACCTTATTAATATGGCTCAGATTGTTTTCCTGTCAAGTCTAACGGAAAAAAGACCCCATCTTTTCTGCAGTACGTCATCATCCCTTCTTTACCtgttctcattttctctctaaCTGAATGGAGGGTATTTCCACATTCCTTCTCCGTGCCAGGGATAGTGCAATGCCCTTCTCATAATAAGCACACTCGTTGATGAAGAACGGATAGAAAGGCTCAGGCCCCTTGTACGTCATGGTCTCTCCTGAGAAGGTCTGAAACAGGGGCTCgttggggtggaggaggcagaAGTCACGATCCTGACAGAAATAAGTGGGAAATTATGAGCACAGGCATGTTCCATGCAAAAAAAAGCTACTTAGAAAAACTTTAGAACTGCAATTAACCTTTGACCCACCAAGTCACTTCTATGGAAGTGATCCACTTCTCCTGGAGTCTGCTTTGTCACGCCACTATTACCTGGAGTTGGGGATGAACCGCTGCGATGATGTTGTGGGTCTCTCGGTCTCTGGGGTAGTCAACGTTCTTCACCATGGTGTACAAATCCACCGCTCCTCCCTCAAATTGCGTTCCTGAAACAGAGAAAGTGCCCACATTTCTGCTCATCCATTCCATAGCCGTGTGACTGCTGACTCTGCTCTCCACACCCGCCCCTAGCCTCCTCCTGGTTCAGGGTTACTCTGTGCATTGCACAGTATGTTTGTCAGGGGGATATTTGCAGTGTTGGGCTTCCTGTGTTTACTGCTGTCATGTGAGTGCCATGCATCCCTGGGCCAGAGCCACCTGTGCTAACACAATCTCCATTCGACCATCATTTccataaatgtaaaaatgtacttTGTATCTCAGCTCTACACTTACAAGGATCCAAAAAGAAGACTGGTCGTTGTCATCTCCATACCTGAGTTAAAGAGGTGGACCCAGTCTAGCATGTGCTGGACCCCTTGTTGCATCATGGTGTAGATGTTGGACCTTACAACACCGTGCGGCTGAGGCCCAATCTCAATTGCTGCCAAGAAagacaaaatacaaaatgtttgaGAGCCCCAACTCGTTTTATGACTGCAGCTTCTTTTGAGTGACTGTTGTATAATACGTATAAAGTGATTGTAAAGTTTCAGTTCATCAAAATACCCCAGTGCAGTGACTCACCAAAGCCATGTTTGCCTACGGAGTCAAGGGAATATGCCTCACCGATCGGGAGGTCAAAGTGAATGTACCTCACAGGTGTGTCAGGCATCGAACTCTGAAGACAAGACCAGAGGACCAGACATTTTCAGAGACGCACTCATAATAGGTTTTGGCCACTCCTTTCTTTGAATTTCACAGCAAAATTCAACGTGTTCATTTGAGACCAGGAGTGTTCATATATATTTCATGAAATGAACACTCCCAGTGTTTAATGAACACTTTAAAATTGAGCATCATTTCAGTTGTATTTGCTCTTGCCTGCAGGTATCTGAAGATGTGCAAACAGATCCAGTCACAGTCTGAGTAGGAGATGAGGCACAAGCCCATGTTGGCAGTGGTGTTGTGGAGGTCGCATATCAGATCCACTGCCTTGGGACTCCCTTTAGGACCCAGCTGAGAGTTCAGCTCTCGGGACCGCACTATTTCATAAGGAGTTTTGTCAGATGTTGAGGAACTACAAGGTGAAGAGAAGGGAAATAAAAGAAAACGGAACAAGAAAAGTGGAGAGAGATAACGATCTTAATCATCATAATCACCATGCCCACCATCAAAAACATCAGCCTCACTAGTAttgtcatcatcttcatcatcaaccCCACCATAATCCACCCCCTCATCATCCCCCTCAACACCACCTTCCTCGCTCATCGTCCACCCTGTATCAGCACCATCACCGTCATCCTCAATATAGGTACCCCAACCGTAACCATCGTCATTGACGCGGTCCCCGGTACCTGAGGGTGGCGTGCGTGAAGCAGCGGTTCAGGTCGGTCTCCGTGTACCTCCGGCCCTGCTGGACGGCGCGAGGATTGGACATCACCGTCATGACGGACACCAgctcgtcctcctccaccttcttcctcgttttcagtctctctctcaccaggtACACCCCTGACAGCTCGTTGCCGTGGGTACCACCGCACACGGCGACGCGGGAAAGTTTCGGCAAATACACCACCTTCGCCTCCATCTGACGAGGGACAGTTAGCAAAGAGATCTCTGTAATATTTGGGAGCCTTGAGATTGAAAAGGCCGTTCAAATGTCCTCTCCACTGATGCACCCTAACATGTACTCAATTTCTGTTCACTTGTCCACTATAACACCCTGGCCTCCACTGACATGAGAACATTAAGTACATAACGTAAGTTTTAATGTGTTGGGGGGTCAACCTGTACTTTGGCTATAAATATGTCTCTCAGGTTCTCCCTAGTGGTAGCACTGATTACAGCCTGTCAGTAGGCCAACAGTGGAAGAAAATGCAACTGTAAATAAGATGATGGTGTCCCATCCTTACCGTGGACTGCAGCAGTGTGGCAGAGTGACTTCACCTGAAAACTGTGGATATTAAAATGGATGTCTCGATGGCCAAACTTGGAAATTGGGTACATAAAAAGGTTCAAAACAGCTGGTTAAGGTGAACCGGTGTTTAGATTCAGCCTCAAAACACTGGAATTCAGAAAATTCCTCACAAAGTCTCCCCTCACAGTCCCCCTGGTATCcaatttcttctctctccccctctccctggtttTAATGCGCTTTCACTGATTCAGCActattctctcacacactccctattTTCCTCTCACAAGTCCTGTCCTATACGCGGTTCTGCAAAACCACGGTCCGTGTGCACCTCCTCTTCACTGTAGCCGTCCTGCTGAACCCACACGTATACAGATGAGTAGCCGGGCTGAAATGATAGTGTCGCCAACTCCACCCTCTCTTGCACTGTTTCCCCCAGTCCCTCTCTACAGTCAGCCTGCTTCAAAAccccgccctgccccccccctcccccccttcccccacaccaggtcactctctctctctcatcaccaTGTATAGGATAGTAGCTTCCAGTCAGCCATTCAAAAGGGACTCAAAGCAAACCTGCTGGCACGACACAGGAGGCCCAGGGGACCTAATGTACACGCAAGGCCGTACATCCGATACGGTGGTCAAATGAGATGTGCCTATTCTTCCAGACCTAAGTTAGAGCCCTTGTAATCCTGGTAAAAACCCACGTAATTATTTTATGAATGACCAATTAACTGGGTGCGAGATGTAATAATCCATTCATTTACAATGTATTATATTTGTCACAAATCATTGAAACTAAATGTGGAAACGATTAATTTGTTTGTTGAAAGGACGGAAGACGACAGCGCATTGTGGGGGGTGGCATCTAAACTACATGGAGCAGCGTAACCAATAAGCATTCAGACTGTAACCACGAGgcatttgttttgttgttt
This sequence is a window from Hypomesus transpacificus isolate Combined female chromosome 25, fHypTra1, whole genome shotgun sequence. Protein-coding genes within it:
- the LOC124487196 gene encoding claudin domain-containing protein 1-like, with the translated sequence MVDNRYATALVIGCVLSILATVYLSVAVGTQHWYQYTSPTVRGEANVSELRTLHDEFMDGEFDEKTYSDTVFRLNGTMGLWWRCVLVPAHTHWYKEPDAKMEMECVSFTLPQQFIPKYKEPGNHNSGEDMLRTYLWRCQFILPLVSLGMVVLAGLIGFCACLCQSLAPTLGIGVLHLLAGLCTLATVCCYLAGMDLLHRVSVLPDKVDGSLGWSLYLALISSPLHMMAAALLVWAARSHSQNYYRMTAYRVA
- the LOC124487195 gene encoding N-acyl-aromatic-L-amino acid amidohydrolase (carboxylate-forming) B-like, with the protein product MEAKVVYLPKLSRVAVCGGTHGNELSGVYLVRERLKTRKKVEEDELVSVMTVMSNPRAVQQGRRYTETDLNRCFTHATLSSSTSDKTPYEIVRSRELNSQLGPKGSPKAVDLICDLHNTTANMGLCLISYSDCDWICLHIFRYLQSSMPDTPVRYIHFDLPIGEAYSLDSVGKHGFAIEIGPQPHGVVRSNIYTMMQQGVQHMLDWVHLFNSGTQFEGGAVDLYTMVKNVDYPRDRETHNIIAAVHPQLQDRDFCLLHPNEPLFQTFSGETMTYKGPEPFYPFFINECAYYEKGIALSLARRRNVEIPSIQLERK